Proteins encoded by one window of Chondromyces crocatus:
- a CDS encoding type I polyketide synthase has product MSEQGDDTTASDAGSAIAIIGMSGQFPGAESVEQLWRNVREGIESIVQLEDAELLAAGVDPSDPRHVRAHGRLDGAERFDAAFFGVSPREAELLDPQHRLLLEHAWAALEDAGYDPDRVRGAIGLYAGSGSDGYLRHHVTPSGRLGVGLDELAALLANERDHLATRVAYKLDLRGPALTIQTACSTSLVAVQLACQALLAYQCDLALAGGVSITFPYNAGYLHQQGGILSPDGKCRVFDARGQGTVNGDGVGLVVLKRLDEAIADGDTIRAVILGAAINNDGAHKVGFTAPSADGQAEVIAMAHAMAGIDVSTIGYVEAHGTGTPMGDPIEVDALNRAFRRGTQRQGFCALGSIKANIGHLAAAAGVASLIKATFALQHGEIPPSLHFERPNPELPLKGSPFFVTAVRTPWPVESRPRRAGVSSFGFGGTNAHVVLEEPPTSPSDAPSPRPAALLLLSARSEEALDAASQRLATHLAHPPHARQPALADVAFTLHAGRHAFAHRRALVARDTEAAIAALRAGDTLTGEARADRRVAFLFPGQGAQRVGMGRALYQVEPTFRATVDACSDRLRAHLGLDLRALFDPAHATTDSLPTDAALQRTALAQPALFTLELALAHLWMSWGVEPEAMLGHSVGEYVAAHLAGVFPLDDALALVAARGRVIDALPAGAMLAVGLDEPTLAPLVQAPLAIAAVNAPSACVVSGPEEAIASLERRLSDRGLSTRRLAVSHAFHSAMMDPAVEGFADEVRKRRRHPPRLRFVSSVTGTWITPAQAQDPAYWARHLRDTVRFSRGVMTLLEDPDRILLEVGPGRTLTALVTQHRASTPDLLAVESLPRTGREDSADVEEMLEALGKLWIAGVSVDTGGVYEHERRRRVPLPTYPFERHRAWIDAPRATNRHAAAGPTAPHAATDPHHPVTAPAHPAARSAALPRMARTVRVEPGWVDAPPPAPVPLSSLRETVWWLLGDDGTTAALGGELRAHGAEVIAVERPESLLAHAQATMRRHPSTPHRLGLVSWEAFPGAPGVPASPDAALLAGLSATLPRELPDAVVLHVDLATDMGHDLPLVTRLAAELAAAREEPRVALRGPRRLVPRAPRATPPLSEIHRPPTSAPRSTDGAFLVLDDDDGSGALLARWLAGAAETAGTKVALLTPPPRPTPRDATSALALAEARLRDTLTLHLPEDQPGLIPAMHALCTAYITRYFLRGGVPLRTGEAISRAELRQRLDVQPRFHRLLDAMLDALREDGLVRFEGDVIVPCRDGSELPDPELLQRSFDEAHPGFRGTARLLSHCAQRYPDALSGRVEAISVLYPDGDSAFLDGCERDTVEHRSERLYTLLLREAVVRLIAARDPHAGPVRLLEVGAGRGLLTWPLAAALADLDVEIHVTDLGRTFVEDARREAARRGLDRRMRFGVLDISGEPAAQGYATHTFDLVVALNVVHAARDVHVALRHLARLLHPAGMLAMVEVVRAARWDTLTWGLAEGWWLYDDDLRRGSPMLSLDTWETALHRAGLTATLALPAGGGRQRSDHGLLLARATSPALPTVEAPGALRRSEAQRAGVVQLDADLSVSGALASAWRAAEARVGPIRRVIDASGPPPRTRPTSLLVEELADVSARIQTERGALTALQEEVSRHAVDVCVLLSAPPDTGRFGHAAAAARQGLCDAIAADRAHQVPLPSLASPHVMAFQAPGAGQPSGHPTRWISLAWDPAVEQETHGLALLRDAITAGTPLQIATRHIAPLDAPTDPPLDAPFGSSTAQNPARPPPDVASSPPERRDVTPKHRRSPRAAPYVAPRDATEQAIAAICRDLLGVERIGVHDDFIDLGADSLIMLRLSDRMRRDLGWKVPPEAVFKGSTIERLARAIEQVPAAPASPLVPLQPLGTKRPIYFAHPTSGVVFPYIELARRLGDDQPVYGLQAIGLDGEGLPDTTIEAMARHYVEAIRTRQPRGPYRVGGYSFGCLVAYEMAQQLRDVGETVDLLVLIDEPAPIQEHRSWSLTLTKFAANGLSRALWPHLHDYAYLRVASTVDDAAAAEKPSALGGALRSFIARSALASILPADSQLLTLRQPAVEPMFRLFMLHLRASLDYRPRAYPGRVILFSTNKASRQPGQDPEQGWGLLAAGGVEVHAIPGHHLTTLRSPHVEILAGKLRAYLDSTQSDSTQTSMPAAR; this is encoded by the coding sequence ATGAGCGAACAGGGAGACGACACCACAGCGAGCGACGCCGGGAGTGCCATCGCGATCATCGGAATGTCCGGCCAGTTCCCCGGAGCCGAGAGCGTGGAGCAGCTCTGGCGCAACGTCCGCGAGGGCATCGAGTCCATCGTCCAGCTCGAAGACGCCGAGCTGCTCGCCGCCGGCGTGGATCCTTCCGACCCGCGCCATGTGCGAGCGCACGGACGACTCGACGGCGCCGAGCGCTTCGACGCCGCGTTCTTCGGCGTGAGCCCACGAGAAGCAGAGCTTCTGGATCCTCAGCACCGCCTGCTCCTCGAGCACGCCTGGGCCGCGCTCGAAGATGCCGGCTACGATCCGGACCGCGTCCGTGGGGCGATCGGGCTGTATGCCGGCTCGGGCTCCGATGGCTACCTGCGCCACCACGTGACCCCGAGCGGGCGCCTCGGGGTCGGGCTCGACGAACTCGCGGCCTTGCTCGCCAACGAGCGTGACCACCTCGCCACCCGGGTGGCCTACAAGCTCGACCTGCGCGGGCCGGCGCTCACGATCCAGACCGCGTGCTCCACCTCGCTGGTCGCGGTCCAGCTCGCGTGTCAGGCCCTGCTCGCCTACCAGTGCGATCTCGCGCTCGCCGGCGGCGTGTCCATCACCTTCCCGTACAACGCCGGCTACCTCCATCAGCAGGGTGGGATCCTCTCGCCGGACGGCAAGTGCCGCGTCTTCGATGCCCGTGGACAGGGCACGGTGAACGGTGACGGGGTCGGGCTCGTGGTGCTGAAGCGCCTCGACGAAGCCATCGCCGACGGCGACACGATCCGGGCGGTGATCCTGGGCGCGGCGATCAACAACGACGGTGCGCACAAGGTCGGCTTCACCGCGCCCAGCGCCGACGGACAGGCCGAGGTCATCGCCATGGCGCACGCCATGGCCGGGATCGACGTGTCGACCATCGGCTACGTCGAGGCCCACGGCACGGGCACCCCCATGGGTGATCCCATCGAGGTCGACGCCCTGAACCGCGCGTTCCGGCGAGGGACACAGCGGCAGGGGTTCTGCGCGCTGGGCTCGATCAAGGCCAACATCGGCCACCTCGCCGCCGCCGCGGGGGTCGCCAGCCTGATCAAGGCCACCTTCGCGCTGCAGCACGGAGAGATCCCGCCGAGCCTGCATTTCGAGCGCCCGAACCCCGAGCTACCGCTCAAAGGCAGCCCCTTCTTCGTGACCGCGGTGCGGACGCCCTGGCCGGTGGAGAGCAGACCACGCCGCGCGGGCGTCAGCTCCTTCGGGTTCGGCGGGACCAACGCGCACGTCGTGCTGGAGGAGCCGCCCACCTCGCCCTCGGACGCGCCGTCGCCGCGGCCCGCAGCGCTCCTCCTCCTCTCCGCGCGCAGCGAGGAGGCCCTCGACGCGGCGTCGCAGCGCCTCGCGACGCACCTCGCGCATCCCCCCCACGCCCGGCAGCCCGCCCTCGCCGACGTCGCCTTCACCTTGCATGCCGGCCGGCATGCGTTTGCCCACCGGCGCGCCCTCGTCGCCCGGGACACCGAGGCCGCGATCGCTGCCCTCCGCGCGGGGGACACCCTCACCGGCGAAGCGCGGGCCGACCGGCGCGTCGCTTTCCTGTTCCCTGGCCAGGGCGCGCAGCGGGTCGGGATGGGACGTGCCCTCTACCAGGTCGAGCCGACGTTCCGCGCCACCGTCGACGCGTGCAGCGATCGCCTGCGCGCGCACCTTGGCCTCGATCTGCGCGCGCTCTTCGACCCAGCGCACGCCACGACCGACTCCCTCCCGACCGACGCGGCACTCCAGCGCACCGCCCTCGCCCAGCCGGCGCTGTTCACCCTCGAACTCGCGCTCGCACACCTCTGGATGTCGTGGGGCGTGGAGCCCGAGGCGATGCTCGGCCACAGCGTCGGCGAGTACGTCGCGGCGCACCTCGCCGGCGTCTTCCCCCTCGACGACGCCCTTGCGCTCGTCGCCGCCCGGGGCCGCGTGATCGACGCCCTCCCTGCCGGGGCGATGCTCGCCGTCGGCCTCGACGAACCCACCCTCGCCCCGCTCGTCCAGGCGCCCCTCGCCATCGCCGCGGTCAACGCCCCCTCGGCCTGCGTCGTCTCCGGCCCGGAAGAGGCCATCGCTTCGCTGGAGCGGCGCCTCTCCGACCGGGGCCTGAGCACGCGCCGCCTCGCCGTCTCCCATGCGTTCCACTCCGCGATGATGGATCCCGCCGTCGAGGGCTTCGCCGACGAGGTGCGCAAGCGCCGACGCCATCCCCCTCGGCTCCGCTTCGTCTCCAGCGTCACCGGCACCTGGATCACCCCGGCTCAGGCCCAGGACCCGGCCTACTGGGCGCGCCACCTGCGCGACACCGTCCGCTTCTCCCGGGGGGTCATGACGCTCCTCGAAGATCCCGACCGGATCCTGCTCGAGGTGGGCCCCGGACGCACGCTCACCGCGCTGGTCACCCAGCACCGCGCATCCACACCCGATCTCCTCGCCGTGGAGAGCCTGCCACGGACGGGGCGTGAGGACAGCGCCGACGTCGAGGAGATGCTGGAGGCGCTCGGAAAGCTCTGGATCGCAGGCGTCTCCGTGGACACCGGCGGGGTCTACGAGCACGAGCGGCGCAGGCGCGTCCCTCTGCCCACCTACCCCTTCGAACGACACCGCGCCTGGATCGACGCACCACGCGCCACGAACCGTCACGCTGCAGCGGGGCCCACGGCGCCTCACGCGGCCACCGATCCCCACCACCCCGTCACGGCGCCAGCTCACCCAGCCGCACGATCGGCGGCCTTACCGCGCATGGCGCGCACGGTGCGTGTCGAGCCCGGCTGGGTCGACGCGCCCCCTCCCGCCCCCGTCCCCCTCTCGTCGCTGCGCGAAACCGTCTGGTGGTTGCTCGGTGACGACGGCACGACGGCGGCGCTCGGCGGCGAGCTGCGCGCGCACGGGGCCGAGGTGATCGCGGTCGAGCGCCCCGAGTCCCTCCTCGCCCACGCGCAGGCCACGATGCGGCGACACCCCTCGACGCCACACCGCCTCGGTCTCGTCAGCTGGGAAGCCTTCCCTGGTGCTCCCGGCGTGCCGGCCTCTCCGGATGCGGCCCTCCTCGCGGGCCTGAGCGCGACCCTGCCACGAGAGTTGCCTGACGCCGTCGTCCTCCACGTCGATCTCGCCACGGACATGGGACACGATCTTCCCCTCGTCACGCGCCTCGCCGCCGAACTCGCGGCAGCACGAGAGGAGCCACGCGTCGCGCTCCGCGGCCCGAGGCGCCTCGTCCCACGCGCCCCCCGCGCGACGCCCCCGCTCTCCGAAATACATCGGCCTCCCACCAGCGCGCCGCGCTCCACCGACGGCGCGTTCCTGGTCCTCGACGACGACGACGGCTCGGGCGCGCTCCTGGCCCGCTGGCTCGCCGGCGCGGCCGAGACGGCCGGGACGAAGGTCGCGCTGCTCACCCCACCGCCACGCCCCACACCGCGAGACGCCACCTCGGCCCTCGCGCTCGCCGAAGCGCGGCTCCGGGACACCCTCACGCTGCATCTCCCCGAGGATCAGCCCGGCCTCATCCCCGCGATGCACGCGCTCTGCACCGCCTACATCACCCGCTACTTCCTGCGTGGCGGCGTCCCCTTGCGCACCGGCGAGGCGATCTCACGCGCCGAGCTCCGGCAGCGCCTCGACGTACAGCCCCGCTTCCACCGGCTGCTCGACGCCATGCTCGACGCGCTCCGCGAGGACGGTCTCGTCCGCTTCGAAGGAGACGTCATCGTCCCCTGCCGCGACGGGAGCGAACTCCCCGATCCCGAGCTGCTCCAGCGCAGCTTCGACGAAGCGCACCCCGGCTTCCGGGGCACCGCTCGCCTGCTCTCCCACTGCGCCCAGCGCTACCCCGACGCCCTCTCGGGCCGGGTCGAGGCCATCAGCGTGCTCTACCCCGATGGCGACAGCGCGTTCCTGGATGGCTGCGAGCGCGACACCGTCGAGCACCGGAGCGAGCGCCTCTACACCCTCCTCCTTCGCGAGGCCGTCGTCCGCTTGATCGCCGCGCGGGATCCGCACGCGGGCCCGGTGCGCCTGCTGGAGGTCGGCGCGGGACGAGGCCTGCTCACCTGGCCGCTCGCCGCCGCGCTCGCGGATCTCGACGTGGAGATCCACGTGACGGATCTCGGCCGCACCTTCGTCGAGGACGCGCGCCGAGAGGCGGCGCGACGAGGCCTCGACCGACGGATGCGCTTCGGCGTGCTCGACATCTCCGGGGAGCCAGCAGCGCAGGGCTACGCCACGCACACCTTCGACCTCGTGGTCGCCCTCAACGTCGTGCATGCCGCGCGCGACGTCCACGTGGCCCTCCGGCACCTCGCGCGCCTCCTCCACCCGGCAGGCATGCTGGCCATGGTCGAGGTGGTCCGCGCCGCACGCTGGGACACGCTCACCTGGGGCCTCGCGGAGGGATGGTGGCTTTACGACGACGACCTCCGCCGCGGCTCGCCCATGCTCTCCCTCGACACCTGGGAGACCGCGCTGCACCGCGCCGGGCTCACCGCCACGCTCGCGCTCCCCGCGGGCGGCGGTCGTCAGCGCAGTGATCACGGCCTGCTGCTCGCCCGCGCCACGTCCCCCGCCCTGCCCACGGTGGAGGCCCCTGGGGCGTTGCGCCGCAGCGAGGCCCAGCGCGCGGGCGTGGTCCAGCTCGACGCCGACCTCTCGGTCTCCGGCGCCCTCGCCAGCGCCTGGCGCGCCGCCGAGGCGCGGGTCGGACCCATCCGCCGGGTGATCGATGCGTCCGGACCGCCACCCCGCACCCGGCCCACCTCCCTCCTCGTCGAAGAACTCGCTGACGTCTCTGCCCGCATCCAGACGGAGCGCGGGGCCCTCACCGCGCTCCAGGAGGAGGTCTCTCGCCACGCCGTCGACGTGTGCGTGCTGCTCTCCGCACCGCCCGACACAGGCCGCTTCGGCCATGCCGCCGCCGCAGCCCGTCAGGGTCTGTGCGACGCCATCGCTGCAGACCGCGCCCACCAGGTCCCCCTCCCCTCGCTCGCGTCACCGCACGTCATGGCGTTCCAGGCGCCCGGCGCGGGCCAGCCGTCCGGGCACCCGACCCGCTGGATCAGCCTCGCCTGGGATCCTGCCGTCGAGCAGGAAACCCATGGCCTCGCCTTGCTGCGTGACGCCATCACCGCAGGCACGCCCCTCCAGATCGCCACACGCCACATCGCGCCTCTCGACGCGCCCACCGATCCGCCTCTCGACGCACCCTTCGGCAGCTCGACCGCACAGAACCCCGCGCGGCCTCCTCCGGACGTCGCGTCGTCACCTCCCGAGCGCCGGGACGTCACCCCAAAGCACCGCCGCTCCCCACGCGCCGCGCCCTACGTCGCTCCCCGCGACGCAACAGAGCAGGCCATCGCGGCGATCTGCCGGGATCTCCTCGGCGTCGAGCGCATCGGGGTGCACGACGACTTCATCGATCTCGGCGCCGACTCCCTCATCATGCTCCGCCTCTCGGATCGCATGCGCCGCGATCTCGGCTGGAAGGTTCCGCCAGAGGCCGTCTTCAAGGGCTCGACCATCGAGCGGCTCGCGCGCGCCATCGAGCAAGTCCCCGCCGCGCCCGCGTCACCTCTCGTCCCCCTCCAGCCCCTCGGGACGAAGCGGCCGATCTACTTCGCCCACCCCACTTCCGGCGTGGTCTTCCCCTACATCGAACTCGCCCGGCGCCTCGGCGACGATCAGCCCGTCTATGGCCTGCAAGCCATCGGCCTCGATGGCGAAGGGCTGCCCGACACCACCATCGAGGCCATGGCCCGCCACTACGTCGAGGCGATCCGCACCCGCCAGCCGCGCGGCCCTTACCGGGTCGGCGGCTACTCGTTCGGGTGCCTCGTCGCCTACGAGATGGCGCAGCAGCTCCGCGACGTCGGAGAGACGGTCGACCTGCTCGTGCTCATCGACGAACCCGCGCCGATCCAGGAGCATCGGTCCTGGTCGCTCACCCTCACGAAGTTCGCGGCGAACGGCCTGTCGCGCGCCCTCTGGCCGCACCTCCACGACTACGCCTACCTGCGCGTGGCCTCCACCGTGGACGACGCTGCTGCCGCCGAGAAGCCCAGCGCGCTCGGTGGCGCGCTCCGCTCGTTCATCGCGCGGTCGGCCCTCGCCAGCATCCTCCCGGCGGACTCCCAGCTCCTCACGCTGCGCCAGCCAGCGGTCGAGCCGATGTTCCGGCTGTTCATGCTCCACCTCCGCGCTTCGCTCGACTACCGCCCGCGCGCGTATCCCGGTCGGGTGATCCTGTTCAGCACCAACAAAGCCAGCCGGCAGCCTGGCCAGGATCCGGAGCAAGGCTGGGGCTTGCTCGCCGCAGGCGGCGTCGAAGTCCACGCCATCCCTGGACACCACCTCACCACGCTGCGCAGCCCTCACGTCGAGATCCTCGCCGGAAAGCTGCGGGCCTACCTCGACAGCACGCAGTCGGACAGCACACAGACCTCCATGCCCGCTGCCCGATGA